The region CTGGAGAAAATAATCAAGAGCTCTTCAAAATACAAGCAGATTCACCGGAGCAGGAGTTCAGTTATCAATGATGAAGATCCTCCTCTTCTTCACTACCATCCTCCTGATCATGGGTCAGACACTTATCTTTTCATTTACTACATTTgcttttataaatatatagtttaactGTCTCTACTAGATTTCATGAGTCATAAatcttttgtgtgctttttttttatcttatttagtTATGACTTTTCTCACAGTATCAGATCACAAGGCATCTAAAACAAGAACTGAATTTTGATTGACAGGTCATGTGAGCAGTGCTACTGACACTGTAACTGGAGGAAGTGTCATTATTAACTGTAACTATGAAGGCCCTGCAGAGAGTACAAAAAGTTTTTGTAAAAAGACAGATAATGAGTGCACAAACTTGACAACCGCACAAGATCATTTATGGATTCCTGACATGAGAATATCGATGTATGATAATAAATCTGTGGGCTTGCTTAGTGTCCTCATTAGAAACCTCACCATAAATGATGCAggaaaatacaaatttaaagcaGGCAGTAAATGTTCTGGGGATGTGACATTACATGTGCAACATGGTAAGAAATATTAACTTCCTCTATCAAGactataattttaacattttatatgcAAGCCTAAGACATTATTTTACACCAATGTGATTTGTGACCATTAATATGAAGATTTAATTGAATCTAGAATGATACTGCGTGTTTTCTCTGGTTTTCAGAGCCCTGCTGTGGGAGATTAGAGAAACAGACTGCTTATTTAGGAGGAACTGTTAACATCAGATGCAAACATCCAGAGAAATATAAAGATTTTCCAAAGCTGTTGTTCAAAGTCTGTAATGGATCCCTAGAGTCTGTTTTTCCCACTCAAGGTGCAACTAAAGGAGAGAGATTTTCTCTGAGTGTAAACACACAGGAAAATGTCTTCACTGTCACTATTATTAATGTGAATAAACATGATGATGGggtctatttctgtggagtgggCAGCAAATTGGAAAAAATTAGCTACAGCTCCCTCTTAACAGAAGTTCATCTTCATGTTACAGGTGAGTAACAAATACACATAACAAATTACACATGAAAgtacataattaagtaatttaattttaatgtcTTATTCATATTTCACCACTGGTGGAATTGGCAACAATAAAAATACAGAGCAAACAGAAGCGTCAGTCCAGACTGGTAAGATCCTATATTACAAATGTGAATGCGAAAGCTGTCTCAGATATGAAACGAAGAAATTAAGTTTAAGAATATCAtaagcagtgttgtagtactcgagaccgGACTCTTGTCATGGACTCTTGAGcatttggactcagtcttgacTAAGACTCGAACAAGTATGGACTCTGACTTATCCCCGAGTCCAGCAGAGtccttttaaaaacaatatacagtaatatCTTTGACTTATCTGATAAACATTTCTCTGACTGACAATATCAGCAATTATGACATGTGTCCCATATTTCAGTCGGATGCGTATTCtactgagtcagttcttttcagctaattggccaaacgggttagcaaaaaggtctgaatCGATACgctattcagtccgatttgttCGGACTGCTGTATCACTCAATAATTTGCACCAGtttgtcactcagtaaaacagcatCGGGATATTTCAGAAAATGGAGAACAAACCAACCATTGGATGAAGTGAATATTTACCTAAAATCATTTGAAACAAAAGACCCatttttttgagaggtaactttgcgAAACTTCTACTGGTGCTGTGTCATGTTCATAATGGACAGTTCACACCAAACGCATTGTTGCATACATCCATGCTAGTTTTCAgttgcttttctatgtaaatgagcTAAACAAACGTCTTTGATCATTGCATCAAGTATCGCTGTGTTTTCGGCGTCTTGTGCAGCAGcaccacaatttatttttaagttcCTTCATCAGTTAAAAATCACATCAACTGTTtaaaatgcgtctcgagacacctgtgttctgttctacTCTATTCGTTGCACTGTGTTGGTCTGAACGGCCTCTAAGTCTTTTAGAAACCTTTtagccattagttacatgaatgctacacatactgaagaaaatgtacaTATACTTCTCTCAATATCATCCGAATTGAAtcgtttggttttgtttttggaagaaagaaaataaaaaacacgTGTTGCATTGTCTCTACTGGGTAAGAGAAGAAAACGCTCATGTTAGTTAATCTGTGTTTTGACTTTGAATTAATTTGATACGTTTTGGCTTAATCATTAAGAACATTGTGAAATAATGATAAAGATATGTGCAATCAGTCTCCcacctttccaggagacctgttcatatcaAATCAATCAATGCGGTTAGCTTTTGCAAGGTGTGATTTGTATATAATGACCATATGTGCTCATGTCTAACAAATGTCTAACAATTACATTTGCAAAACGTATTTAACCTGAAACAGATAGTAACAGGagaataattatttacattttctgaagaagatgtgaatggtgcttgcctaagcaaaactaggctgttgggtggttgctatggtgttctcaGTACTTTTTGCTATTGCATGGTTACAAGGGTGGTtactgggtggttactagggtgttctggtggttgcttGAGAATATTATGCAGTTGTCAAAATGCTCTGCTTTGTGTTTTATCCCAATGCTACAGTATAtgattgctagtgtgttctggatggttgccaggttgttgctatgtTGTTCTCTATGTTtatagcacattgctatgcagttgctaggcatttctgggtggttgccaggttgttgctatgctgttactAAATTGTTCTCTGTGTTTTTAGAACATTGttatacagttgctagggtgggtggttgccaggtggttgcttactggcccaaatgaaaagagcccacccacaAGTCTGAATCAGTGTTGCCAAGTATTTCTCATGGGAAATCGCCAAAGGCTCACTGAAATGTCATTAAAAGTAGCTAAATcacatgatgtcatcatttattacGTAAGACTTTAAATTTACATACGTAAAGGAATTGTTGTAAATTCGTTAAAGAACCGtcacatttgttattttttatttttgtattttttttgagAACCAATCATTTACAATCCACATACAGTGTTTTTAACACATAAGTATAAAGACTATTTCAGTTATGTTGTGGTTTATGCtgcattcaagtcctcctgggaagttcgtaCTTACGAGTTCATAAGTCGTAATTGTAATTTAATGTttgttcaagtgattttagtagAAAAGAATTGAGTTTTGCAATTTTCTTTTTAGCTTTCTTAGCACCAGTGAAACTAAATGAAATGATTCATGTAGTTTAATTGATAATGTATCTGCCTTATTTTATCATTCTTGCCACCACATGTACTGATggtaaatgttgttttgttgcacaaGCCTGTACCTTCATAAACCAGTTAAATTAGTCTTATTTTCTGGAAAACCTTATTATGCATCACTGGTACAAAATGCATACATCTAAACTCAAAATCCACAAGTAAAACAGACTCATTTCCATTACCAATTTCCTTGATTCTTGCCATGATTCTTTCATTGACATGCCCTCAGCTCTGAAACTGGGGCTCTAAGAAAATCCCACTGATATTATGACTTTATAGTGGTGCTCATTTTGGCTCATTATGCTCACACTGACATATAGTAATTGTAATACAATTGTTTACTTAACCTAGGATgtggcatttatttcatttttattctcgactggtaatattgtttaaccaacataagcttaagcaaaaaataaattagtTACTTTTGATTTATGAGCATAGAGCAGTGCCAGTCCTCCCAAtaggcaaactaagcaagttgcttagggcccccaatcAGCCAGGGCGACCCCCCACCATCAAATATATTATACGTAGTGTTACAAACATACCGACGGGGGCTCCCACACAAATATTTGCTTTGGGCCTCAAAAAAGGCTAGGACTGACACTGGCTGACACAGAGTCAATAGTTGTTTAAAACTGTACATTAAATACATTCATTAACAGTTTTGTCTCAGACTCTGCCTTTTCtggtcttgactcggactcaaccctcttttggtcttggtcttgactcaaaCTCGACCTACACTGGTCTCGGCCTGGACTTGGACACCGATGAGCTGGTCTTGACAACAACACTGAGCACAAGTGAAATAAATGCTTATCCAGGACAAGGATCAGTACATTTCTAGGAAACCCTTCCCACGTCAGAAATGTCTAGATAGATGGAGGAGCTTCGGGGTTTCTTTCATGTTGAGGCTGAATCTTGACTGTCTGAATGCTGATTAGAGAACTCTTACAGACTGTAGTGATAATGGTTTAGCTCAGTTGAGTTGCCTCAATTATTATACTAGTTATCATTTACAATAGAATACACATTAAGTTTAGAACCTCAAATTCACAAAGTCTATTTAATAGACTTTGTGAAAATGTCTACATTAAACTGGTGAACACTGAGATTAAAAgaacaaatgaataaaacaatatTCAACAGCTAATTATATAGAATAATACAGATTAATATACTGTAGTTACATTACATACAAATGTAACTAATGTGTCATTCCGTGTCCCTTACTAGCCTGCTTTATGGTTTCttcctttgtgtgtgtttttcagatTCCAACATAATcattattgtgtgtgtatgtttgacaCTACTGTTAGCTGGAGGACTGGGTTTTTTGCTGCTCAGACGAAGGCGTAACAAGACAGAaggtattaacacacacacacacacacacatggttatGCAGAGGTGATCATGTCAACTCTAATGCTGTATGGAATTACTTCATAATTGTGTAGTTTCATAGATATTACTTTTAATATCTATGGAAAGCACAGCAATTATAGCAGCTggaccagactgatcacactatgaattcagcaacagcaagTTGAAAGTTTtgttgctgaaatcagtctgccccccagtggccaaatctgaaaacatttttgaatgtaTGTCCACAGAGTGGTCAAAAACGAGTTGTTTTTCTAGTTGTAAATAATGcaaaacagtcaacaggaatgcatatttcattaaccatattccccaacccaaacctcaaccctaaacctaaacttaactgtcagtggagtaaaaatggaaTCTTATTGATTACCTGTGTGATCACGTTGGCTGGTCGAAAGCTAAATGGGGCATCTTTCCAtctgaaaatactgtaataatatATAGTAGATGTGACTATAAGTCATGTATATGGCCAAGAGCCAAGGCATATGCTGGTATCATGTAACTCAATATTAAAGAACTGTGTGTGTCGCTTTTTAATAATCCAGTTTTCAAGCAGGATTCTTAGGCCTCAtcagttgttctacacacaaaaaaagtgttttataaataatataaaatgtctTCAAAAACACATGTACACGAGGAAACATTGTTAGAAATGGAAAATCTGACTCCAGTCCATTGATTTCCTGAAAATCAGTGCACACTAGAAGTTTAACAGACGCTCCGTTCTGCATTtccacctcaggtgtgcatttattGTCAATAATTCAGTTTTCTACAGTCTAACTTCTATATTCTTGTAACCTACAGGTTCAATACCATCATCACACCAGACGAACACAAGAGATTCTGATGAGGTAAATGTTTGATAGGGCAGGGGGTGGTTTCATCTATGATTTGTCTCTCTTGGCATTACTATATGAATATCTGTACATCATTGAAGAGCAGTATTTGTGTTCAGAtactaattaaatgtaaaataatagtgtagttaaataaaaatattagcagatagacattttaataaaatCTCTCATGAATCTCTATTCCTTTCAGGTACCCACCTCTGCCTATTATGAAACGATTAAAGACTCTGACATCAGCTCCAGAGCTCAAAGTCCTGTCAGTTTAAACACAGTTTATGCCACAGCACATTTACCCACAAGCCCCTCTGACAGAGATTTCTACACACTGGTTGAACTGCCGAAATCCTCAACAAAACCCTGAAGAGACACGACAGCACTGACATAGCATCATCTGTTTATTATCTGCTTCATTTATTTCATGTATTCATTATGGATCTTTGTAAATAAAGTGTTTctgaaaacgaaaaaaaaattgtttttagccAATAGGCTACTACTGTCATATAAACAATTTTGgcattattgtttatatatatatatatatatacgtagaaAATAATAACAATGCCATGAAAATATGAAGTAATGTGAGCCGTTAGCAAAATGTTCATTTATACATCGAAGGACTATTAGTGGGAAATATTCCCTAcatttttcttgtcttttttttttttttaaacaaacaccaAATGGAGAGACATTAGACTATGACTCATTTGAATGTAACAAGGaacaaaaacatgcaaaatcATTAGCATTGCTCGACTGACGAATAATGCCTACCCTACAAGTACACATCTATGCTCTTGGGAGTTTTGCATCCAGGTATTTTGAGAcaatcatttgagctgtaaatgccATGTAACTAATTAATCTGGAACCACAGAAAAACTACATCCTGacaattctgattggctgattggcACCACAAGCCCTACTCTGCTGACTATCCCAAACCATCACAAGTCTATTTCACACTGTTAAGAGCCATCCGAAAACTAGCACTGGTAAAAATATGCCATAATGCaatgaaatgtttgtttgtttgcattgcATTTTATATGTTGCTTGAAAATAAACCCATCAGAGAACACACCTACTTTTAATGGCTATTAATGGAGAATGATGCCTTTTGCCTGCATCATTGTGTAGTTAcgacatctaccagcaggggtgAACTGACCATAATAACCAGTAAAACCCTCACAGATATGTGTATTTCATAGAGAGGAGGGGCAAGAGAAAGATAGAGATACACAGAGATTGAGAGATAACTTTAATTGTGACCTCCAGCACCACACAGATAAAGCAGAATGATCCAGGTCTGTTGTGATAAACTTCTTGCATTTCACCTACTGCTCATCTCCTTCCACCTCATGTCAGGTAAGAGTTTATAACACTTTTCTGAATCTCTCTCTAACACAGCAACTGTTCTAAACCATCTCAAATTAATGTTTGCAATgagttttctttctctcttctgtttcCTTTCTGCATAAAAGTGGTGAAATGTGGGTCAAATGAGATCTTGACTTTAACAGCAAATGAAAGAGGAAAAGTTGAAATACAGTGTCCATATGAGTCACGATATGAAGAAAATGTGAAGTATCTCTGTAAGGGCGAATGCAAAATACTAAATAAAGACATACCTGTAAGTTCTGGATCGACAGCCAATGATAAAAGATTCTCTCTGATTGATAACTCAACGACTCACATCTTTACTGTCACCATCACTGATCTGAGACCAGAGGATGAACACACATACTGGTGTGGAGTAAAGACAGGCTTTGGACACTTTGATGACAATACAAAGATTCTACTGAAAATTAAACAAGGTAAGTTGGAGTATATTTGTGATTGAAATTCTTCTTTCAGAAGACTTTTATCTATAAAACTACATGCTATACTGAAAAAGAAAGAGTTGTTTCTGGGGTGATCTTCTGTATCATGAACATTGAAGACCCAGTGTGAGGCGAGAGAGCACAAACCACAATATCCTCTATAGATACTGATAAGCTAAAGGTCTCACTACACTCTTGAGGCACTAACAAAAACTACTGACTCACATCACTTCCTTTCCAAGCGTCATGAAGTTTTGTATGAAGCATGGCCACACTGGTGCCCCTCCTGAAACTTCTGATGCCCTCTGGACTAAAACGTGCTTTGGAACATCGTAATTAGTCGTAATTAGTCATATTATCATGTAAACGTTGTATTTATTAGATtgaaagtcataattattagattAAATGTTATAATTATGAGTTACAAATTTGTATTCATCTTGTTTAATTGAAATTGAGCCTTATTAACAAAATTGCACTGAGTTGTACTGCGCAAACCCACATTTTAAAAGGATTTTAAGCAAGAAGTGCCGGTGCAGAAAGAACAGAACAGATGTGTCTGTGGTGGCATCTTTCATTCAACAACGTCAAGCCTTTGTTTAGTCGACAGCATGAAATTTGAATATACTAAGGCAACCTCCAAAACATCCAACACCTTAACGAATACCAAAGAGAGACACAAGATAAAACTTTTCTGAAGTAacaagaaattaattttaaaatataaaatttaaagAACCAACTATCTCAAACTGTCAAATGTATGCACAAGTGTTTTTATATGATGTTGTTTTAGATGGTGCAGGTTCATTCAATTCTATAACGACACCAAAACCCCTAAAAATATATATCAACACCAACCAACCAGCATGTGCACATTTTACCGTCACCACTGTGACTTCATCATCATCACATTCATATGCAGAGTTACCAACAATGAAATCAGGTAAAACTCAGTAACCTCTAAACAAATTTCTACCAGTGAAACTGGATTCAATTTGACAGAAATCTCTTGTGTTAGCAGATTTGATTGCGATCACCACACTGTCAATCACAGTGACTCTGCTTGTGTTTGGACTTTCACTCTTTGTGTGCAGACTCAAAAGAGTAAAGGTAATgttgtctctctcacacactctctgatTTGGACTCCAAAGACAAAAACACATGGAGAACTCTGTAAATGTGAGGTCCTGTGATCTTCCTAAATTTTATCACAGATCCAGATTCATGACACACGCAGAGGAAATTATGATAAagtgtgttgtgttttttgtatt is a window of Myxocyprinus asiaticus isolate MX2 ecotype Aquarium Trade chromosome 8, UBuf_Myxa_2, whole genome shotgun sequence DNA encoding:
- the LOC127445481 gene encoding uncharacterized protein LOC127445481; amino-acid sequence: MMKILLFFTTILLIMGHVSSATDTVTGGSVIINCNYEGPAESTKSFCKKTDNECTNLTTAQDHLWIPDMRISMYDNKSVGLLSVLIRNLTINDAGKYKFKAGSKCSGDVTLHVQHEPCCGRLEKQTAYLGGTVNIRCKHPEKYKDFPKLLFKVCNGSLESVFPTQGATKGERFSLSVNTQENVFTVTIINVNKHDDGVYFCGVGSKLEKISYSSLLTEVHLHVTDSNIIIIVCVCLTLLLAGGLGFLLLRRRRNKTEGSIPSSHQTNTRDSDEVPTSAYYETIKDSDISSRAQSPVSLNTVYATAHLPTSPSDRDFYTLVELPKSSTKP
- the LOC127445482 gene encoding CMRF35-like molecule 5 isoform X2, whose product is MIQVCCDKLLAFHLLLISFHLMSVVKCGSNEILTLTANERGKVEIQCPYESRYEENVKYLCKGECKILNKDIPVSSGSTANDKRFSLIDNSTTHIFTVTITDLRPEDEHTYWCGVKTGFGHFDDNTKILLKIKQDGAGSFNSITTPKPLKIYINTNQPACAHFTVTTVTSSSSHSYAELPTMKSDLIAITTLSITVTLLVFGLSLFVCRLKRVKNVLVISGDEGLCATKNDSELCTYSSCVYTSGNLPTNSSKIESFVCVMAHLPTNPSEMNHLHHCSAAQLNQSVNLVLKNERYYNYIFVN
- the LOC127445482 gene encoding CMRF35-like molecule 5 isoform X1; protein product: MIQVCCDKLLAFHLLLISFHLMSVVKCGSNEILTLTANERGKVEIQCPYESRYEENVKYLCKGECKILNKDIPVSSGSTANDKRFSLIDNSTTHIFTVTITDLRPEDEHTYWCGVKTGFGHFDDNTKILLKIKQDGAGSFNSITTPKPLKIYINTNQPACAHFTVTTVTSSSSHSYAELPTMKSADLIAITTLSITVTLLVFGLSLFVCRLKRVKNVLVISGDEGLCATKNDSELCTYSSCVYTSGNLPTNSSKIESFVCVMAHLPTNPSEMNHLHHCSAAQLNQSVNLVLKNERYYNYIFVN